A segment of the Bacillus pseudomycoides genome:
ACAAATCGTGCAATCGATAAATTACGTTCAGCAGCTCATAAACGAGATGTTTATATTGGTGTGTGGTTACCAGAACCACTTGTTGAAGAAAATGATGATCCCTCAATGACATATATAATGAAAGAATCTATTTCTACAGCGTATCTTTTGCTTTTACAACAGTTATCTGAAGTTGAACGGGCGGTGTTTATATTACGAGAAGTTTTTGGTTACGATTATGATGAAATAGCATCAATTGTTGAAAAGAGTAGTGTGAACTGTCGACAAATCTTTCATCGGGCCAGAAAAAGTATAATAGATAAACCGAAATCCTCAAAATTAAGTACAAAGCAAATGGCTGCATATGTGGAACAATTTGTTGCATCTTTGCAGCGAGGAGATGTACAGGAAATGTTAGGAATCTTAAAAACAGATGCAATTTTTAAATCTGATGGTGGAGGAAAGGTTACAACGGCTCTCAAACCAATTTACACTTCTGAAAGAATTGTACGCTTATTCTTAGGAATTACTAAGAAGTTGCCAGAAGAACATTCCATTGCAATTCGAATGGTAAATGGTACACCAGGTATTATTGTAAATGTAAATAATCGCGCTACGTATGTACTTTCGTTTGAGTTTCAAGAAGAGAAAATTGCATCTATTTATATGATGATGAATCCAGAAAAGCTTATGCATATAAAGTGAAGCTTTAATCAGTGGGAGGTCTTCATCCTCCGCTGATTATTAGCCTTCATCAATCGGACTTTTACGGGCAGCCTGCCCACCCACCTAAGTTCTTTGTTTTCGCTGAATTTTGAGGTGGGGTCTTACTGCTCACAAATGGTGGGATAAATCAGAATGCATAGAATGAAAAAGACACATTTCCACAGAAATGCGTCTTTAATTTGGGATCAGATAATTTACTTCTCTAACATTTCAAGAGGAACATCCTTTTCACCTAATACTTCGAATTTAATTTCTCCGTCCTCTTCGTAAATACGTTTAATAATCGGTATAGTTATCATTTGCTTTTTGTGCTGCTTACGTTTTCTAGCAGCGTTTAAATTAATCACGTTCATGTTCAAAGCATCCTTTCTTACATACAGTTATAAACAAAAGAAAATGCGTCCGAAAAGGGCGCTACTTTAATTTGAAATACCGATTAAAAATGATTTTATGATTGCATTTTGATTGTAAAATAATGTGAATAGAATAATTACACGTAGAAATTAACTTTATCAAAAAACGTAACAATATGCTACAAAAAAATTCAATTCTTTGTCTTATAACAGGAAAAAGGCTTTCATTTCGCATATAATGAAAAGTAGACAAACATAATCAACTTTCTCATCAATTTTTTAATCATTAAATTTGTTGGAAAGGCGATGGATAGTATGAATTCTTTCGAATCACTGTTGTTAGAACTTGAAAAGTACGGAGAAGAGCATGATAGAAAAAAAGAAAAGCGAGAAGAAAAATTAAGAAATGTTTCTCGTGAAATGGGGCAATTTTTATCAATTTTAATAAAAGGGTGTAGTGCTCAGGGAATTTTAGAGATTGGTACTTCAAATGGATATTCAACATTATGGCTGGCAAATGCGGCTGAAGAAACAAAAGGAAACGTTACAACTGTTGAGCTTTCTTCAGAAAGGGTTGCAGAGGCGCTTGTTAATTTTGAAAAGGCCAATCTTAGATATCGGATTGATATTCATAATCAGGAAGCGGGAGCATTTCTAGATGCACAAGTAAATCGTTCATTTGATTTTATTTTCCTAGATTCTGAGCGTACGCAATATATGTGGTGGTGGGAAAATATAAAACGCATATTAGAACCGAAAGGATTTCTTGTTATTGATAATGCGACTTCACATGCAAATGAGTTAGCAGAATTTATTCAGATGATTGAAGAAGATGATACATTTGAAACAGTATTACTAACCTTTCAACAAGGAGCATTTGTAGCAAGAAAAAAATGAAGAGATAACAGTCATACTTAACAAGGAGATTTAATAAAAAATGCGTATACATTCTTATTTCTATGAACAGGCGCAAAAATATCCTGATCGCGTTGCGCTTTCGGAACAACATAATAGATGGACTTACAAAGAATTGGCGGAATGTGTTTCAAATCGTGCATCAGCTCTTATGCAAGACGGAGCGATACCAGGACATATTTTTATGATCAAGTTAGAAAATCGTATGGAATGGATTCAAGATGCACTTGCGGTTTCAAAAATTGGTGGAATTATCATGCCGGTTCATCCAGACGTTACAGAAATTGAATGGCAAACAATTATAAGTAGTACGGAGCCTAATTGGATTATTACATCCAAAGAGACTTTATGTCAAACAATTGAGCCTAATACCATCCCATTTCCTTTTAGACATGTGAGCAGTAAGGATGAGTTATTCTTCTTTGGTTATACTTCAGGTTCAACAGGTACACCAAAAGGGTTTGTTAAAAGTCATCAATCATGGACTAGTAGTTTTGAAGGGTGGAGTAAGGCATTTTCACTAATTGAAAGCGATCGTGTAGTAGTTCCGTTACATTTATCTTATTCAGCCCAGCTATATCCGGCACTTCAGGCATTAGCTATAGGAGCTGAGATTGTTTTATTATCTAAGTTCACACCAGAAGCCTTTTTAAAAGCGAAAGGATCGTGTGCTTCTATCACACCAGCTTTAATTGAACCTTTAATTCGCCATGCAAAGAAAAAACGAAGTGTGCAGGAAATGATTCCGAGGTGTATGATATCAGTTGGGACAAAATTATCGCCTATACAAAGACAAAAATTTGAGGAATGTTTTCCTAAATCATTTTTGTATGAATATTACGGATCATCAGAAATGGGATATGCTTCACTGTTAACACCCGAAGATGCAAGAACTGCACCTGAAACAGTCGGGATATCATTCCCAGATGTAGAGATTGCCTTTTTTAATGAGAAAAAAGAACGAGTAGTAACAAATAAAGAAAACTTTGGGAAATTATTTGTTCGATCCGGTCAGGCTTTTGAAGGATATATTGAAAATGAAAAGCAAACAAAAGCTACTTTCATCGAAGATTGGGTTACATCACATGATATTGGTTTCCAAAGAGAAGATGGGAAAATTGTTTTAGTAGGGAGAGACCGAGACATTATAAAAGCTGCTGGAAGCTTTGTGTATGCTGGTGAAATAGAGGATGTATTACTTGGAATCACCGGGGTTACAGAAGCGGTAGTGTTTTCGGAAAAAGATGAGAATCGTGGAGAGATTATACGGGCTGTTATCGTTAAGGAATTTTCTCGAGAATTAGTCGATATTCAAAAAGAGTGTCGTCAAAAATTAATATCGTATAAGCAACCAAGGAATTGGACTGTACTATCACATTTACCCAAGAAGCCGAACGGAAAGATAGACAAAATGAAATTGAGGGCTGAATTGATAAGCGATAAACTGTGTAACATGTGAAGAATCCGCCTTCAGCACGTAGCCTTCTAGGTCTTAAGTCTGAGGAAAATAATGCGCGAAACAGGTATACTTATGATAAGAAACAGGGAATGACTGCACAAGCAGGCGTTTATTAAAAATCGATTTCAAACAATTATAATGCGTGTTGAATACGATATTTTAGATGAAATATAGTGCAAATAAATTCGCACATATAAATAAAGGAGCGATTTTGTTGACTGAATTAGAGAAAAAAGAACCTGTATCAGTAGTGAAAGATAATGTAGGAGTAGTTGTTGATACTGTTATTAAAGATGAAGAACTTGTTGAACTGAATAAAGAAGCTGATTTATATGTACAAAAGTTAAATAGTGAACAAAATACAGATCTTTCGAAAGTATTATCACAGCTTGGAGATTTAGGGGATAAAGAACAGCAAGCAGCAGGACAAACATTATCAGCGCTTAAACGTCCTGTAACTGCGATGATGAATGGAAAGAATGAAGAAATTCCAAATACGTTGTTAGAATTGCGTAAAGTTGTATCAGAACTCGACCCTAATTCATTGAAAGCATCAGGTATGAAGAAATTTATGTTTAAAGTTTTTAAGAAAAATCCACTTGAAACATATGTTCATAAATATCAATCCATAGATAAACAAATTGAAGAAATTATAAGAGCATTGCTTATTGGGCGTGATAATTTACAAGAAGATACAGTTGGGTTAGAAATGCTAAAAGAGCAATCACATGATAAAATTCATGCTCTAGATAAACAGGTGTATCTAGGCCGAAAGCTTGCTGGCATGCTTGAAGCAGAAAAGCAAAATCCAGAGCGTCAAAAGGATATTCCATTAATCAATGATGCATTAGAAAAAATTCTTGTGCGTACGCGTAACATGCAGCAGGCAAAAAGTGTATTGCTGCAATCTATCGCATCTGTAGACATCATTAAGAAAAATAATGAAAAGTTAACAGAGGCAATTCGTAATGCGATTACAATGACGCAAAACGTTGTTACGGTTTCCGCAGCGATTCAGCTCGCATTAACAAATCAACGGAAAACGATTGATGCAGTTAACGCAACGAATGAAGCAATTGAATCGATGGTATTAAGTAATTCACAGGCTTTAAAACAAAACACAGAAGAAACGACGCAGTTGCTTGAAAATCCAGCAATCAGCATGGATAAATTGCGTGAATCATTCCAAAATGTATTTGCGGCTATTGAAGCATCTGAGAAATCATCGGAGCGCATTATTGAATCTAGTAAGAAGTTTGTTATTGAACTTGACACATTTAATAATGAAATGAAGCAGAAGCTCATTCAGCATCCAAAGAAATAAAGGGTCATTAGAGGAGGTGAAAAAATGGGTTTCTTCGAATTTGTTTTATTGATTGGTGGGATTTTGCTTTTACTAGGATTTACAGCTGTCGTTTTACTTGTTTATTTTGGCCGGAAATTTTACTTGTCATGGGCGAAGCCGTATAAACGAGCACATGAATCGATTGAAAAGTTATCAAATAAATCAACGCCGTTTTTACAAGAGTTTACGCAACATCCACTTTTTTATCGTTGGATTCGTTCTGAGGGGAAAAAGGAACAAAAAGCATTTAATACCCTTTTCTGTACAGCAAATCAACGTACAAGAGAACAAGTCTTTTCTATGTTACCGAAGGATAAACAAAAGAAAGTACACGCTATGGCGAAAACAACGAAAAAAGTGACGAATGAAGATATTGATGTAGCAGCAATGAAAGTAAAAGATTTCTTAAGACAAGAATCACAACAATCATCCAAGCCAACGGATCTATCGTTTTATAAATTGTATTTTTATGACCGTTATCCAGATGCATTAAATACAATTCAAGTGTATAAACGCTCAATCAATCCGTCATTGCAAAAAACGGTTGATGAAATTACAGTTTCTGTGTTGAACGCTCTTCCATATTACCAAGAGCATCGCATGTTTGAACAACAACACAAACTTGAAACGTTTTTAATGAAAGACTTAATCGATATGTTGTCGCTAGTAGCGCAATTGCCGCCATCACAACGTCCTGAAAAAGAAGAAGAATTACAGGTTTATTTACAAAACTTCCAAAAAGAAATGGAAGCAGTAGAGCGTGATATTCGTGATTCCATTGATCATGATTTGAATGTGAAGATGAGAGCGGCGAAGGAGAAATTTAAGAATAAGTAAAAGAAAGCCTCTTGCGTACATTACGCAAGAGGCTTTTGTAGTTTCATTATTTAATTTGAATTGTACTTAAACTTACGCGTGCCTAATTTTTCTTTATATAGGCTTTCAATTTCAAGTACTTCAAGAGGCGTTACTGTTTTTGGTAGTGTTTGAAGAAGAGAAAAAGAAAAATTATATTTGTAATCAGGATTTTTATTAATTAATGATATTAATTGAACATTATTTCCATGTCCGGTTTGTACGTAAGTTTCCCATCGTCCCAAAATTCCACTTACACCAGGTGCAGAACCTATATATTGCTTTCCTGTTTTTTTATCTAAAATTAGATATATCCCAAATACAGCGCTAAGCATGTCGTGCCATGTTCGATTTGCAATTGGATTTTGAATGAGCTTTTCTAATTCTTTAAATGAAAGAATGAAATTTAAATACCCAGGAAATTCGTTAATAGACCCACTGGGTAATATTTCAAACACTTCCTTATCGTTTTTGTGTAACCATTGATGCCAACTTAGTGCACTTTTTCCCCAATCAATTACTAATCGTTCTTTTAAATCATTAAATTCTGATAGAGGTGTTAGATTATAATAAAAATTATTACCTTTTTCTATTTCAGGTGCCATCCAATCTAGTTTAATGGCACACTGGAAATCAGCAACTGCCTGCGTAGAAATAACTTCATATACACTGATAAACTTAGCTTTTGAATCATTGATACCAAGAAAACTCACTATATATTTGCAATTTTTAAAGACGTCTTTGTCTTGATGCTGTTGGTATAACTCAAATTCTTCTTTTTCATATAATTCAACTAGATTAATTCGTGAATCTTTATGACGAATTAGTTTTATATCAGTTCTAGTACAATCTAAACCATGCATTGTTAAAAGTTTTTAATGATAACATTGAAGATAGGAGATATTGGTATATTTTCCATTCCGCAAATGATAAAATATGAAATGTTATATTTAGATTTCAAAATACTAAGTGGAGAGTGATTGTAATTTGCACATTTAATATAGCAATTTATGAATCATATAGAATGAGGTACTTGAAATGAAAAATCATTTTAAGAGAAATGATGAAAGAGAGAAAATCGTTTTGAAAAACACTAATTGTTATCATAATCGTTCTTATAGAAATAGCGATTTTTTGTACGATGATCTATTACACAAGCGTGGAGGATAAAAAGAAAGAGAAAAGTACTAAGAATGTAGCAAACGAGGAACAAAATAATCAAGAAGATATGAATGAAATTCAAAATAAAAACAATGAAAAGAATGACGAAAAGATGGAAGAACGAAAAGAGGAAAATAGACCGGAATATAATTTGAATGAAAACGAGAATGTAGATGATAATATGATAAAGATATCAACAACCGAATCAAACATAGCCTTTATTGGAAGAGACATTTTTTATCAGTATGTATCAAAAATGTCTAACAAAGAAGATGAAACTGAGAACTGGCAAGGTACAGCTCAAGTAATAGATCAAATGGTAGTAGGAGAAGAAAACTATTATTCTGTAGCCATTAAATTTAATGTTGAGTCTTTAAAAGAAAAAAATAAGTACCATGCGGAGTGGGATGCAACTGATAATGATGGGGAAATTACAGACAATCAATGGGTTATTAAATTTAATAAAGAAAATCCATATACTTATACATTTTTAAGTAAAGAGAAGGCGCCCGCCAATTTAAAATGGGAGAACGGTCTCGAGGATAGTCAAATAGAAAATGTAAAGATAAAGAAACATGATAAAAATTATGTGATTGAGAATTCCATTTTAAAAGTGACATATGACGGGAAGAAAACGTTCCGAAATGTTCCAATTACTATTGATCAATTTAGGCGTGAAGATGGTCGAGTAAATGAAGAAGAATTACAAGAAGGAAGTTACTATATTACTAAGGAAAAAACTGCTATTGTACATGGCGGTCATCATAGTCCGGTAAAAGTTACGGTGTCTGATGATGAAGGAAAGACATGGGAGACTGTAACAGTAGGAGATGATATTGATAGACGAAGACTTAGTTTTATTGGGTTCACATCAAAAGAGCATGGTTACATTGTTATAACGGGCGATAGAACGATGAGCTTTGAAACAAATGTTGTATATCAAACAAATGATGGTGGGAAAACATGGACAAAAATGGGAAGTACATACGATCTTACGCAATTTCTTGCGACAGGAGTAAGTTTTGCTACCGATAAAATTGGATTTATTACGTTTAAGACTACAAATGGGGATCCTGATGTTTATCGTACAGAAGATGGCGGGAAAACATGGGCGAAACTAGATATTAAATTGCCAAATAAATATCATAGTGTTTTTACATCTGTAATGCCTCCTTTTTTTGATGGGGCAAGAGGTACGTTACTTGTATCGCAAGACAAGGAAGGGATGGATCGAGAAGGAAAGATGGCAAGGCTCGTATCAGAAGATTTTGGAGCTACATGGACACTTGAAAAAATAGTTAACATTACAATTGAAAAATAAATCGAAGTAAGGAGAACATTACATTGTGTTAATCATTATATTTCTGTTTCTTATTCTATTATTTACTATTCCAATCAGAAGGGCTTGGAATAGTTTTCGATACGAAGGAGAGATTACTTCAAATGTATTACGATTAAGAAATGGGAAGGTATATCTATTTCTGCTGGTTACTTTATGTTCTGGATAGGTTTGTTAATAAATGCTATAGATATACCTGCGGGAGAACCATTATATAGGTATGAGTATCATAGTATGCTAGAATCTTATGCTTCTTTATCTCCTAATCATATATTAATTGTTATTTTCTTGTTTATTTTGGGTGGATTTTCTTACAGAGAGTTAAGTGCAAATATTGAAAAACTTTCTCCTATTCTATATGTTATTTATAGTTCGTTCATGATTTTAAATGTTTTATTTACAATCGTTTATATTACGCATACAGGCATTATGTTTTATGATGAAGTTATACATTTTAGATACATGTCTATTTTTGTATCCAAACGGGTGCTCTCGTAATCAGTTTACTATTTATATCTAAATTAAAAATTCCTTAAGTTATTTTATTCAGTGCCAGAAAAAGAGATTATAAAAAAGAAAATAAGTTTTTCATACTTTTATATTATCTTTCTTTCGGATATGAAAAAATGTCGAGAATCTGGTTAATTAGTTTATTTCCTCTGCTACTTATTGTTCAAATTATTTTAGTTCTTTTTGGACAAAGGCCAGATAGTTTTATTCGAGTATTTTTTGATACGAGTAGTTATAATTATTCAAAAATCGTTACTCCTGATCCAAAAGTTCTTTTAGGTAGTGCTCCAAAGGGGCATTACTTGTGCACAGTTTCGATTAAAGGACATAAGAAGATTGTTAAGCCACTTAGAGCAGGGATTAGACACGGAGAAAGAATTACTGTAAATCGGCAGTTGTTAATCGCAAATGCCTTTGAAAATGTTATTGAGGAACGCGCTCCAAAATGTCATAAGATCATTCGTGATTTTTACGATAAATATGGCTATCCAATTAGTAAACATATCAACACAAAGTGGTCAGCAGATTTCATTTATATCATAATGAAGCCGTTAGAATGGTTTTTCTTACTCGTATTGTATATAGTAGATAAAAATCCTGAAAATAGAATCCATAGTCAGTATAGTGAACTGAGGAAATAATCGTTTTATTTATATACATAGAGTAAATCCCTCACTTTTAGAGTGAGGGATTTTATGATTACTTCGCTTGTATAGTAGTTTTGCTAGAAGGGATACTCTCGTTATGCAACCGATCCAAAGCAGTCACCACATACGTATACGTCTCACTAGACACAGCTGTTTTATCTACATAAATTTCCCCAGGTTTTGTTTTTCGTACAGTAGTAAGTAAGTTTTCAGCTTTTTGAATGTCAACGTCATTCTTTTCATTTACTCGATAGATTGCATAATGCGTAGAATCATTGTTTCTATCATCGATGATTCCTAAGGCAATACCATCATTTCTTGCAATAGCACCTTTTAAAGTTGGTTGCTTAGGTGGATCGTGATCTAGCCAAGGCATTGGTGGAATTAATGCAGGGTGTTTATAAATATCTTTTTGTAGTCGATCTTTTATTCCTAATGGATTGTTATTAATATCTTTTAAACTAAAGTGCATGCTACCTTTTATTTGTGAAAATTGATGACTTAATGTAATTTGTCTTGGATATTCTTCAGGGTCTGACCAAGCGGGGACTGAGTTATTATTAATTTTGTATGCAGCTTGTCCAATGTATAAGTGAATTGGTTTGTTTTCTGTTTCTTTTACCCACCAATCTAGTAAAACGTCATATGCTGCAGGTGCAAAACCGATATTCCAATAGATTTGCGGTGTAATATAGTCAATATATCCTTTTTGGATCCATTCTCGTGTGTCAGCATATAGGTCATCATAATTTCTTTGTCCAGCAGTTGTATTAGAACCGGTTGGATCATCAGCTATATTCCGCCATACACCGAATGGACTAATTCCAAATTTGACATAAGATTTTTCTTGTTTAATAGCGGTATTTAAACCACTTACAAGTTGGTTGACATTATCGCGACGCCAATCTCCAATGTTAGAGAATTTTCCATTATTGTAAGTCTCATAGGTGTTCTGATCTGGGAATTCCTCTCCGGCTACTTTATAAGGATAAAAATAATCATCCATGTGAACGGCATCAATGTTGTAATTTTGTACGACTTCTAGTATCCCTTCTGTTATAAAGTTTTTCACTTCTGGAATACCGGGATTATAGTATAGTTTTCCTCCATAAGATACAACCCAATCGGGATGTTGCTTAGCGGGGTGATTTTCTGCTAATTGATTTAAATTAGTGTGGTTCATGGTTATTCGATAGGGATTAAACCATGCGTGAAATTCAAGGTTTCTTTTATGGGCTTCTTCAACCATAAATGCAAGCGGATCATAGCCAGGGTCTTTACCTTGCACGCTTGTAAGATATTCGGACCAAGGACCATATTGGGAAGGGTAAAAAGCGTCTGCGGTTGGTTTAATTTGCATAACAACTGCGTTCATACCTACATTTTTCACATCATCTAGTAGTTTGATAAATTCTTGCTTCTGCTTTTCGATAGGTAATCCTGGCCTAGAGGGCCAATCAATGTTGAGCACAGATGCAACCCATGCGGCGCGTAACTCATGTTTTTGATACGTAGTAGGTACTTCAGCTTGTGTGGACCTAGAGGTTATGAACAGGAAGGGAATAATCAAGATGACGCTACAACAACTCATTAATAATTTTTTGAAAATCATCGTACGCCTCCTTACATATTCTATTATTGAGACTACTATATCACGTGAATGTAAGATTCACAATTAAGAAAGTAGAGCGCTGAAACTTTTATTTCAAATGAAAAATATTTTTACTGAAATTTCATTTCGTCAGAACTAATTTGTCTACATTCTTCATATGATTTTTAATAACGTGAAACTTCTTTTTGTTGGCGGTTTGACAGTCCTTGAAAAAGGATAAAAATTACTTAAGGCATATAGGAGGATTATGAAATGAAAGTTCTGTTTGTATGTTCTGGAGGAATGTCCAGTTCAATTGTTGTAAACGCTTTAAAAAAAGAAGCGGAGAAAAAAGGGATTAGTATGGATGTACATGCAATTGGAACAAGTGAAGTGGAAGAAGTGGTGAAAAATGGTTGGGATGTAGTAATGGTTGCTCCACAAGTAAGGCATAGATTTGATGCAGTGAAAAAAATAGCAGATGAGCAGTCTGTTCCTTGTGGTGTGATTCCGCCGCAGGCTTATACACCACTTGGTGGTCCGACTTTATTAAAAGCAGTGCAAGAACTCATTCATTAGGAGGGAGAGTAATATGAATAAGTTTATCTCGTTTCTTGAGAATAACTTATCTAGCCCAATGGCAAGGCTTTCCGAGCAAAGGCATTTACAAGCAATTCGTGATGGTGTAATTTCAGCATTACCGTTTATTATTGTAGGAAGTTTCTTTCTAATAGTAGCGTTTCCGCCTCTTCCAAAGGATAGTTTTATTTCACTATGGGCAGCCAAGCATCAAACGAGTATTCTAATACCGTATCGGTTAACGATGTTTATTATGTCGCTCTATATCGCCTTTGGTATTGGATATAATTTGGCGAAAAGTTACAAATTAGATGCCTTATCAGGAGGGCAGCTTGCAGTTTGTTCCTTGCTTCTTACATTGACACCTGAATTAATTGATAAGAAAGGGTTTATGCTCCCAATGACAAACCTTGGGGGACATGGGTTATTTGTTACAATGATTGTTTCTATTTTATCGGTTGAGATTTTGAGATTCTGTAAGACGAAAAATGTGATGATTAAGATGCCAGAGCAAGTACCACCGTCTGTATCTCGTTCTTTTGAAGCACTTATACCTGCTGCTTTCGTTATTATTATTATGAGTATTATTACTGTTGTTTTTAGCATTGATTTACACCATTTAGTTGATAAGCTAGCTGCACCATTAGTAAAAGCTGGTGATAGTTATTTTGGAGTTATTATACCTGTGTTTCTCATTACATTCTTTTGGTCATTTGGCATACATGGTGTTTCTGTTGTTGGGACAGTTGCCCGTCCTTTATGGGAAGTTTATCTTGGTAAAAACTCTGCAGCAGTTGCAGATGGAGCAAGCAGTATACCATTTATTGCACCAGAACCATTATACCAATGGTTTATATGGATTGGCGGTTCGGGAGCTACATTAGGGCTTGTATTAGCCATGATTGTCTTCGGTAGATCAAAATATTCTAAAGCGCTGTCGAGAACGTGTATTGTACCTGGTATTTTTAATATTAATGAGCCAGTTATATTTGGACTTCCAATTGTATTAAACCCAATTTTAATTATTCCTTTTATTATTACACCGCTTGTGACCGCAACTATTGCTTATACCGCAACTGCTATGGGACTGGTTACAGCGACTTATATTATGCCGCCGTGGACATTGCCAGCTCCAATTGGTGCATATTTAGCGACGGGTGGAGATTGGAGAGCTGTTGTATTAGTCTTCATTAATATAGCAATCTCATTCCTTATTTATCTGCCATTCTTTAAAATGTACGATAAAAATATGATTGAAGTCGAAAAGAGCGGTGATGGCGAGCAAGGTTCTGTGAATGCGTAAGAATGAGAAATACGAAGAAATCATACAGATATGTATTTGAGTGATAGGCAATAAGTCTATCACTTCTTTCATGACTAAAGGTGAAACTAATCAGCTTTATTACAGTACGGTTTTCGAAAGAAATAAAAAATGAATTTTATAGCAGAGTAGCCTCGTATAAAAAATGAATATTTGGTATTATTTACAAAAAGGATTGTATAAGTCTAAGAATTTTAATAAAAATACTTTTATTTTGAAAGTGAATGATTACATGATTCATATTAACCAGTTTCTATATGTAATAAGCTCTTATATGGCTGGAAACATATTAACAGCATATATGATTATAAAATGGAAATACGGGATGGATAT
Coding sequences within it:
- a CDS encoding DUF6688 family protein, with translation MLLYYLSFGYEKMSRIWLISLFPLLLIVQIILVLFGQRPDSFIRVFFDTSSYNYSKIVTPDPKVLLGSAPKGHYLCTVSIKGHKKIVKPLRAGIRHGERITVNRQLLIANAFENVIEERAPKCHKIIRDFYDKYGYPISKHINTKWSADFIYIIMKPLEWFFLLVLYIVDKNPENRIHSQYSELRK
- a CDS encoding PTS sugar transporter subunit IIC — its product is MNKFISFLENNLSSPMARLSEQRHLQAIRDGVISALPFIIVGSFFLIVAFPPLPKDSFISLWAAKHQTSILIPYRLTMFIMSLYIAFGIGYNLAKSYKLDALSGGQLAVCSLLLTLTPELIDKKGFMLPMTNLGGHGLFVTMIVSILSVEILRFCKTKNVMIKMPEQVPPSVSRSFEALIPAAFVIIIMSIITVVFSIDLHHLVDKLAAPLVKAGDSYFGVIIPVFLITFFWSFGIHGVSVVGTVARPLWEVYLGKNSAAVADGASSIPFIAPEPLYQWFIWIGGSGATLGLVLAMIVFGRSKYSKALSRTCIVPGIFNINEPVIFGLPIVLNPILIIPFIITPLVTATIAYTATAMGLVTATYIMPPWTLPAPIGAYLATGGDWRAVVLVFINIAISFLIYLPFFKMYDKNMIEVEKSGDGEQGSVNA
- a CDS encoding family 10 glycosylhydrolase; protein product: MIFKKLLMSCCSVILIIPFLFITSRSTQAEVPTTYQKHELRAAWVASVLNIDWPSRPGLPIEKQKQEFIKLLDDVKNVGMNAVVMQIKPTADAFYPSQYGPWSEYLTSVQGKDPGYDPLAFMVEEAHKRNLEFHAWFNPYRITMNHTNLNQLAENHPAKQHPDWVVSYGGKLYYNPGIPEVKNFITEGILEVVQNYNIDAVHMDDYFYPYKVAGEEFPDQNTYETYNNGKFSNIGDWRRDNVNQLVSGLNTAIKQEKSYVKFGISPFGVWRNIADDPTGSNTTAGQRNYDDLYADTREWIQKGYIDYITPQIYWNIGFAPAAYDVLLDWWVKETENKPIHLYIGQAAYKINNNSVPAWSDPEEYPRQITLSHQFSQIKGSMHFSLKDINNNPLGIKDRLQKDIYKHPALIPPMPWLDHDPPKQPTLKGAIARNDGIALGIIDDRNNDSTHYAIYRVNEKNDVDIQKAENLLTTVRKTKPGEIYVDKTAVSSETYTYVVTALDRLHNESIPSSKTTIQAK
- a CDS encoding PTS sugar transporter subunit IIB; its protein translation is MKVLFVCSGGMSSSIVVNALKKEAEKKGISMDVHAIGTSEVEEVVKNGWDVVMVAPQVRHRFDAVKKIADEQSVPCGVIPPQAYTPLGGPTLLKAVQELIH